From the Anabaena sphaerica FACHB-251 genome, the window TCGTGAAGAAGCAATTAAAAATGGAGAAGAAGTAATTGGAATGTACCTAGAAGCTTGGGAAGCAGAAGGTGAATCCATCCCTGAACCAAACACATTGCAAATAGCCTCTTAATGTGAATTTCCCAAAAAAAAGAGGTCATCACTGACCCCTTCCAAATC encodes:
- a CDS encoding type II toxin-antitoxin system HicB family antitoxin, which encodes MSQYSMIIQWSKEDQLFLVTIPEFSHLVIMPCTHGKTREEAIKNGEEVIGMYLEAWEAEGESIPEPNTLQIAS